A window of the Harmonia axyridis chromosome 5, icHarAxyr1.1, whole genome shotgun sequence genome harbors these coding sequences:
- the LOC123679802 gene encoding annexin B9-like, translating to MSYPGYPQGGKTYPQQQYSGGGAPYPSTNAPPGGGVFPPSVGFSVNSPIYMPQPYPTAGAGYPSQGGTGYPPQGGAGFPPSGGAGLPPRGGAGYPPSGGAGYPPQGGAGYPPSGASGYPGQKGAGYPSSGGSAYPPQSASAYPSHGGSSYPPQPSAGYPSSTGKTYPPAPIGGAPHSASPYPSGGASPYGGQHHQGGQYPQGHHSPSGHSHHYPNTGHHVAPFHKGTPTLVPAHHANPREDAEILRKAMKGFGTDEKAIINVLTKRTNAQRLPIIVEFKTMYGKDLIEDLKSELSGNFENVIVAMMTPLPQYYAKELHRAISGIGTDEDILIEVMCTLSNNEIRTIRQAYQHHYGSSLESDLKGDSSGTFKRLLVSLCAAGRDESMVTDIHQARYDAQQLLRAGELQLGTDESTFNMILCQRNYAQLKLIFEEYQNLTGHDIEKAVKNEFSGSSEDCMLGIIRAIKNKPAFFAKCLHKYMEGIGTEDKNLIRVIVTRCEIDMVEIKREFHSKYGKSLKDAIRDECSGDYKRCLYALIGEP from the exons ATGAGTTATCCAGGATACCCACAG GGTGGTAAAACCTATCCCCAACAACAATATTCAGGAGGGGGAGCACCTTATCCTTCCACGAACGCTCCTCCAGGAGGAGGAGTATTTCCGCCAAGTGTGGGGTTTAGCGTAAATTCCCCAATATACATGCCGCAACCTTATCCTACCGCTGGTGCAGGTTATCCCTCCCAGGGAGGTACTGGATATCCTCCTCAAGGAGGAGCAGGATTCCCTCCAAGTGGAGGAGCAGGATTACCTCCAAGAGGGGGAGCAGGATACCCTCCAAGTGGAGGAGCAGGGTATCCTCCTCAAGGAGGTGCTGGCTACCCTCCTAGTGGAGCATCAGGGTATCCTGGTCAAAAAGGAGCAGGTTACCCTTCAAGTGGAGGTTCGGCCTATCCTCCCCAAAGCGCTTCTGCGTATCCCTCTCATGGAGGATCGAGCTACCCACCTCAACCGAGTGCTGGTTATCCTTCTTCTACTGGGAAAACCTATCCACCGGCTCCCATCGGGGGAGCACCCCATTCCGCTTCTCCTTATCCTTCTGGAGGTGCTTCCCCGTATGGAGGTCAACATCATCAAGGAGGTCAATATCCTCAGGGTCATCATTCACCCAGCGGACACTCCCATCACTATCCAAACACTGGTCACCACGTTGCACCATTTCATAAG ggAACCCCCACTTTGGTACCAGCACATCATGCCAACCCAAGGGAAGATGCAGAAATTCTCAGAAAAGCAATGAAAGGATTCGGAACAGACGAGAAAGCCATCATAAACGTTTTAACGAAAAGAACTAACGCTCAACGGCTACCAATCATCGTAGAGTTCAAAACAATGTACGGAAAG GACTTGATCGAAGACCTGAAGAGCGAACTAAGTGGAAATTTCGAAAATGTTATCGTAGCTATGATGACGCCCTTGCCACAATATTATGCCAAAGAGTTGCACAGAGCTATCTCTGGCATTGGAACCGATGAAGACATCCTGATAGAGGTTATGTGCACCTTGTCGAACAATGAGATCAGAACTATTAGACAGGCATACCAACATC ATTATGGAAGTTCTCTCGAAAGTGACCTGAAAGGCGACAGCTCTGGAACATTCAAACGTCTCTTAGTATCTCTTTGCGCAGCCGGCAGAGATGAAAGCATGGTTACAGATATTCATCAGGCTCGTTATGATGCCCAACAATTATTGAGAGCAG GAGAGCTACAGTTAGGTACCGACGAATCCACATTCAATATGATATTATGCCAACGAAACTATGCTCAACTAAAGCTTATTTTCGAAGAATACCAGAACTTGACTGGTCATGACATTGAAAAAGCGGTCAAGAACGAATTTTCTGGAAGCTCCGAGGACTGCATGCTCGGTATTATACGAGCAATTAAGAATAAACCAGCCTTTTTCGCAAAATGTTTACACAAATACATGGAAGGAATAGGAACAGAAGATAAGAACTTAATTAGGGTTATAGTTACAAGATGTGAAATTGATATGGTAGAAATCAAAAGAGAATTCCACTCAAAGTATGGAAAATCTTTGAAGGATGCAATAAGG GATGAATGTTCAGGAGACTACAAAAGATGTCTTTATGCTCTCATTGGTGAACCTTGA